One stretch of Acidimicrobiales bacterium DNA includes these proteins:
- a CDS encoding FtsX-like permease family protein has protein sequence MAAADKAFASDPNAAGDSAQVLTVRRPAEIVNYGSTGSTPVVLAGGLAVGAAVAMGMALFGSVRRRRRELALLKTLGFTRRQVVAAVTWHASVVAAVGLIVGVALGIALGRQLWIVFARQIYVVPEPAVPWSIVLIALMTMVLANIIASGPGLLAGRTSPALTLRAE, from the coding sequence GTGGCCGCCGCCGACAAGGCGTTCGCATCAGACCCGAACGCGGCAGGTGACTCGGCCCAGGTACTCACGGTTCGGCGCCCGGCCGAGATCGTCAACTACGGATCCACCGGGTCCACACCGGTTGTCCTTGCCGGAGGTCTCGCGGTCGGCGCGGCCGTGGCCATGGGGATGGCACTGTTCGGCTCGGTCCGGCGCCGTCGGCGGGAACTGGCGTTGCTCAAGACCCTCGGGTTCACACGCCGCCAGGTAGTGGCGGCCGTCACGTGGCACGCATCGGTCGTCGCCGCTGTGGGACTGATCGTGGGAGTGGCCCTGGGGATTGCCCTCGGGAGACAGCTCTGGATCGTGTTTGCCCGGCAGATCTACGTCGTCCCGGAGCCAGCCGTGCCGTGGTCGATCGTACTCATCGCCCTCATGACCATGGTCCTGGCCAACATCATCGCTTCCGGCCCAGGTCTGCTCGCGGGGCGTACCAGCCCGGCGCTCACCCTGCGAGCGGAGTAG
- a CDS encoding dihydrofolate reductase family protein encodes MSRVRVHNFSISLDGFATGEGQALDTPFGHAGHRLHEWMFATGFGRLAVLGEPGGSQGVDNAMADRHGPGIGAEIMGAGKFGPPGWQDDPDWRGWWGDSPPFHTPTYVLTHRQRPSLEMESGTTFHFLDAAPPDALEVARAAAAGQDVRIGGGPTMMRAFIAAGLVDHLHVVQVPILLGRGVRLWDGLEALEQQYDVEVVSTPGGVTHLTFTR; translated from the coding sequence ATGTCGCGCGTCCGCGTCCACAACTTCTCGATCTCGCTCGACGGGTTCGCCACCGGTGAGGGGCAGGCCCTCGACACGCCGTTCGGCCACGCCGGGCATCGGCTCCACGAGTGGATGTTCGCCACTGGGTTCGGGCGCCTCGCGGTCCTCGGCGAGCCGGGGGGCTCCCAGGGCGTCGATAATGCGATGGCCGATCGGCACGGACCCGGGATCGGTGCGGAGATCATGGGGGCGGGCAAGTTCGGCCCGCCCGGCTGGCAGGACGACCCGGATTGGCGCGGCTGGTGGGGCGACAGCCCGCCGTTCCACACGCCGACCTACGTCCTGACCCACCGTCAGCGCCCGTCGCTGGAAATGGAGAGCGGTACGACGTTCCACTTCCTCGACGCCGCCCCACCGGATGCACTCGAGGTGGCGCGGGCCGCAGCTGCTGGTCAGGACGTCCGTATCGGCGGGGGGCCGACCATGATGCGCGCGTTCATCGCCGCCGGTCTCGTCGACCACCTGCACGTAGTTCAGGTGCCCATCCTGCTCGGCCGCGGTGTCCGGCTGTGGGACGGGCTGGAGGCGTTGGAGCAGCAGTACGACGTGGAGGTGGTCTCGACGCCCGGGGGCGTCACCCACCTCACGTTCACGCGATGA
- a CDS encoding DUF5666 domain-containing protein, whose translation MAGSFFRNRAVKVGGASALMAGLMAGGYGVASAATGGSGPSTQASSGTPGGHFRPDGPGGHRPGGGGAGGSITALGTKSFTVKTPGGSSETVNTTNSTTYTRDGASSTASALAVGEHVRVRPAQSSTNASSTLTAAAVDIMDPAIHGTVESVSGNTLTIVDEQGFWRTVNLSATSTYTDNGNSSSASALSNGGTVVAFGSVDADHASLDATSVAINPTHGGPEMGVPGPQA comes from the coding sequence ATGGCAGGCAGCTTCTTCAGGAACAGGGCGGTCAAGGTGGGCGGGGCGTCCGCTCTCATGGCCGGGCTCATGGCCGGCGGCTACGGCGTCGCTTCGGCGGCCACGGGCGGGTCGGGCCCGTCGACCCAGGCAAGCTCGGGTACGCCTGGCGGCCACTTCAGGCCCGACGGACCGGGCGGCCACCGGCCCGGCGGGGGCGGTGCCGGAGGGTCGATCACGGCGCTCGGGACCAAGTCGTTCACCGTGAAGACCCCTGGCGGGAGCTCCGAAACGGTCAACACGACCAACTCGACGACCTACACCCGGGACGGTGCCAGCAGCACGGCGTCCGCCCTCGCCGTCGGGGAGCACGTCAGGGTACGGCCGGCGCAGTCGTCCACCAATGCCTCGTCAACCCTGACGGCGGCGGCGGTGGACATCATGGACCCGGCCATCCACGGGACGGTGGAGAGCGTCTCCGGAAACACGCTGACGATCGTCGACGAACAGGGCTTCTGGCGGACGGTCAACCTCTCGGCGACCTCCACCTACACCGACAACGGCAACAGCTCGAGTGCATCAGCGCTGAGCAACGGAGGGACGGTCGTGGCCTTCGGGTCCGTCGACGCCGACCACGCCTCGCTTGACGCCACGTCGGTGGCCATCAACCCGACCCACGGCGGGCCGGAGATGGGGGTGCCCGGACCTCAGGCGTGA
- a CDS encoding GAF domain-containing protein, whose translation MELADTLVDDFDVVELLSLLVERCVQILGISAAGLMLVSPENDLRLAASSSEAMRVLELFELQSEEGPCLDCYRSGEAVVNADLAVVNGRWPNFAPVAMEAGFRSVHALPMRLRGQVIGALNLFRADAGQLGDTDVVCGQALADVATIAILQHRDATQAQALNEQLNYALNSRVG comes from the coding sequence GTGGAGCTGGCCGACACCCTGGTGGACGACTTCGACGTCGTGGAGCTGTTGAGTCTGCTGGTGGAGCGCTGCGTGCAGATCCTCGGAATCTCCGCCGCCGGGCTCATGCTCGTCTCCCCGGAGAACGACCTGCGCCTGGCCGCCTCCTCCAGCGAGGCCATGCGGGTCCTCGAGCTCTTCGAGCTGCAGTCAGAGGAGGGGCCCTGCCTGGACTGCTACCGCTCCGGCGAGGCGGTTGTGAACGCAGATCTGGCCGTGGTCAACGGCCGCTGGCCGAACTTCGCCCCCGTCGCCATGGAGGCCGGGTTTCGCTCCGTACACGCCCTGCCCATGCGCCTGCGGGGTCAGGTCATCGGCGCCCTCAACCTGTTCCGTGCCGACGCGGGCCAGCTTGGCGACACCGACGTCGTGTGCGGCCAGGCGCTGGCCGACGTGGCTACCATCGCCATCCTCCAGCACCGCGACGCCACGCAGGCCCAGGCCCTCAACGAGCAGCTCAATTACGCCCTCAACAGCCGGGTAGGGTAG
- a CDS encoding GAF and ANTAR domain-containing protein: MRILALLGAGAAQDSPPVRLCEVAAEVVAVSGAGVMLMADDLPRDSVCSSNPVSQLIEDLQYTLGEGPCIDAYRLDRPVLEVDLAYPAAPRWLAFASPALAAGARAVFGFPLSVGAVRLGALNLYTERAGALSEDQHRDALVMADVAARAVLWMQAEAPVGTMAAELETGSNFHLLVHQAAGMVSAQADISVTEALVRLRAYAFASDRALAEVATDVVGRRLRFE; this comes from the coding sequence TTGCGCATCCTCGCCCTCCTGGGGGCGGGCGCCGCCCAGGACTCGCCCCCGGTCCGGCTGTGCGAGGTCGCCGCCGAGGTCGTGGCCGTGTCGGGTGCGGGGGTCATGCTCATGGCCGATGACCTGCCTCGGGATTCGGTGTGCAGCTCCAACCCGGTGAGCCAGTTGATCGAGGACCTGCAGTACACCCTGGGCGAGGGCCCCTGCATCGACGCCTACCGCCTGGACCGACCTGTGCTCGAGGTCGACCTGGCCTACCCGGCCGCCCCCCGATGGCTCGCCTTCGCCTCCCCCGCCCTCGCCGCCGGCGCCCGGGCCGTATTCGGCTTCCCGCTGTCGGTGGGGGCCGTGCGCCTCGGTGCCCTCAACCTGTACACCGAGCGGGCCGGGGCCTTGAGCGAGGACCAGCACCGCGATGCCCTGGTCATGGCCGACGTGGCGGCCAGGGCCGTGCTCTGGATGCAGGCTGAGGCACCCGTCGGGACCATGGCCGCGGAGCTGGAAACCGGCTCGAACTTCCACCTTCTCGTGCACCAGGCCGCGGGCATGGTCTCCGCCCAAGCCGACATCAGCGTCACCGAAGCGCTTGTCCGCCTGCGGGCCTACGCCTTCGCCAGTGACCGAGCGCTGGCCGAGGTCGCCACCGACGTGGTGGGCCGACGGCTGCGCTTCGAATGA
- a CDS encoding diguanylate cyclase — translation MSVGQERSGQSGADSTPGPSALPAAADLLAVGMIVAGPDGAATYANRTWGVLTGQAEGDWPGQGWLDAIVEPDRAAQRAALLAVLASGEMYRADWNVRRSDLVTRILHITAAPQRSGGRLTGLVVTLTDVTDTRARAESVSEQRTHDPLTGLYNRAHFLDRVARAVDRRLREPERLAAVLSIDVDALRATNDRLGHAAGDRLLRASAAWITAVVRSTDAVARYGGNDFCVLLDDVTDAAAAELVAERIRSLSPDSAVAGGPISLNVGLTLVDDEHSRPGMIVDRADRARDREKRAKPVPHAGIAPNGSRTRQRAGLPDDVENVLALATHELLNPLTAILGYATLLRDNRAQMTDADLDTAFAVLERQCSGLARLLEDLLELGRRHNRVSPDAAPVNWT, via the coding sequence ATGTCGGTCGGCCAGGAGCGTTCAGGCCAGTCTGGCGCGGACTCGACCCCGGGTCCATCGGCATTGCCCGCCGCCGCCGACCTTCTGGCGGTCGGAATGATCGTGGCCGGGCCCGACGGGGCGGCCACCTACGCCAACCGTACGTGGGGCGTCCTGACCGGCCAGGCCGAGGGCGACTGGCCGGGCCAGGGATGGCTCGACGCCATCGTGGAGCCTGACCGCGCCGCCCAGCGGGCCGCTCTCCTGGCGGTCCTGGCCTCGGGGGAGATGTACCGCGCCGACTGGAATGTGCGGCGCAGCGACCTCGTCACCCGGATCCTCCACATCACCGCCGCACCTCAGAGGTCCGGGGGCCGCCTCACCGGTCTGGTGGTCACCCTGACCGATGTCACCGACACCCGCGCCCGCGCCGAGTCCGTCTCCGAGCAGAGAACTCACGATCCGCTGACGGGCCTGTACAACCGGGCCCACTTCCTCGACCGGGTCGCCCGCGCCGTCGACCGCCGCCTTCGCGAGCCCGAGCGTCTGGCCGCCGTCCTTTCCATCGACGTGGACGCCTTGAGAGCAACCAACGACCGCCTGGGCCACGCGGCCGGCGACCGGCTCCTCCGGGCCTCGGCGGCCTGGATCACCGCAGTCGTGCGCTCTACGGACGCTGTGGCTCGGTACGGAGGAAACGATTTCTGCGTTCTCTTGGACGACGTGACCGACGCCGCCGCCGCTGAGCTGGTCGCCGAGCGGATCCGGAGCCTCTCCCCGGACAGTGCCGTCGCCGGGGGACCGATCAGTCTCAACGTCGGGCTGACCCTGGTCGACGACGAGCATTCGCGCCCCGGGATGATCGTCGACCGGGCCGATCGGGCGCGCGACCGGGAGAAGCGAGCCAAGCCGGTGCCTCACGCCGGGATTGCGCCCAACGGGTCCCGAACCCGACAGCGGGCTGGCCTGCCCGACGACGTCGAGAACGTGCTGGCCCTCGCCACCCACGAGCTGCTCAACCCACTTACCGCCATCCTCGGTTACGCCACCCTGCTGCGCGACAACCGGGCGCAGATGACCGACGCCGACCTCGATACCGCCTTCGCTGTGCTCGAACGTCAGTGCTCCGGTCTGGCCCGGCTCCTTGAAGACCTTCTCGAGCTCGGGCGCCGCCACAACCGTGTGAGTCCTGACGCCGCTCCCGTGAACTGGACGTAG
- a CDS encoding ATP-binding protein: MADALKIAPTPEGRIVTTEGNWPAVSVSAERASLTRVVVNLLTNAYRYGGPIITVTSEQVGQDVHLSVEDNGSGVPEDLVATLFQQFTKGRNTGSIGSTGRGLGLALARETVDSIGGRLEYMPGQSHGACFVVTLPIERPRRAS; the protein is encoded by the coding sequence GTGGCCGACGCCCTGAAGATCGCCCCGACGCCGGAGGGCCGGATCGTCACGACCGAGGGGAACTGGCCGGCCGTCAGCGTCTCGGCCGAACGGGCGAGCCTGACCCGGGTCGTCGTAAACCTACTGACCAACGCCTACCGGTACGGCGGGCCGATCATCACCGTCACGTCGGAGCAGGTTGGCCAGGATGTGCATCTCAGCGTCGAGGACAACGGGTCCGGGGTGCCCGAAGATCTCGTAGCCACTCTGTTCCAGCAGTTCACCAAGGGCCGGAACACCGGCTCGATCGGGAGCACCGGCCGGGGCCTGGGGCTGGCGCTGGCGCGGGAGACCGTGGACTCGATCGGCGGCCGGCTGGAGTACATGCCCGGACAGTCCCACGGCGCCTGCTTCGTCGTCACGCTGCCGATCGAGCGGCCACGGCGGGCGTCATAG